A stretch of the Veillonella parvula DSM 2008 genome encodes the following:
- the carA gene encoding glutamine-hydrolyzing carbamoyl-phosphate synthase small subunit encodes MKGKLVLEDGSVFEGSLLGGAPTVGEVVFNTGMTGYQEILTDPSYADQIITLTYPLIGNYGTLNSITQGPKPYCKGFIVGELCDFPSNWQNEGLFSEYLRLHGIPCLYDVDTRAITRVLRNHGVMKGVLVRSDYPMEDIQKLFKQDLPTDQVMRVTTKWQGMRGDKNAEFHVAVMDYGVKENILRSLEAAGCRLTVFPADAKAEDVLAANPDGIFLSNGPGDPQDLGYAVEEVKKMFGKKPIFGICMGHQVLAQAYGGTTFKLKFGHRGSNHPVQDLRTGRVYITSQNHGYAVDDTSLPDFVEITHRSVNDGTVEGMRHKELPIFSVQYHPEASPGPTDNLYLFDEFEDLMRKGK; translated from the coding sequence ATGAAAGGCAAGTTAGTTCTTGAAGATGGTTCCGTGTTTGAAGGTTCCTTATTAGGTGGCGCCCCAACGGTAGGTGAAGTTGTATTTAACACAGGTATGACCGGGTATCAAGAAATCTTGACTGACCCATCCTATGCGGATCAAATTATTACATTAACCTATCCTTTAATTGGTAATTATGGTACTTTAAATTCTATCACTCAAGGTCCTAAGCCATATTGTAAAGGTTTTATTGTAGGTGAACTGTGTGACTTTCCATCTAACTGGCAAAATGAGGGGTTATTTAGTGAGTATCTTCGTTTGCACGGCATCCCTTGCCTTTATGATGTAGATACACGTGCGATTACACGTGTTCTTCGTAACCATGGTGTAATGAAGGGCGTACTCGTACGCTCTGATTACCCTATGGAGGATATTCAAAAATTGTTTAAACAAGACTTGCCAACAGATCAAGTTATGCGTGTAACTACAAAATGGCAAGGTATGCGTGGCGATAAAAATGCTGAATTCCACGTAGCGGTAATGGATTATGGTGTAAAGGAAAATATCCTTCGCTCTCTAGAAGCTGCAGGCTGTCGTCTTACTGTATTTCCTGCAGATGCTAAGGCCGAAGATGTGTTGGCAGCAAATCCAGATGGTATTTTTTTATCTAATGGCCCTGGAGACCCTCAAGATCTTGGCTATGCAGTAGAAGAAGTAAAGAAAATGTTTGGTAAGAAACCAATCTTTGGTATCTGTATGGGGCATCAAGTATTGGCACAAGCTTATGGTGGTACCACATTCAAATTGAAATTTGGTCACCGTGGTTCTAACCATCCTGTACAAGATTTACGTACTGGTCGGGTATATATTACATCTCAAAACCATGGCTATGCGGTAGATGATACTTCTTTGCCAGATTTCGTAGAAATTACACATCGTAGTGTAAATGATGGTACCGTAGAAGGTATGCGTCATAAAGAATTGCCAATCTTCTCCGTACAATACCATCCAGAAGCATCCCCAGGACCTACTGATAACCTATATTTATTTGACGAATTTGAAGACTTAATGAGAAAGGGAAAATAA